The following proteins come from a genomic window of Hydractinia symbiolongicarpus strain clone_291-10 chromosome 2, HSymV2.1, whole genome shotgun sequence:
- the LOC130629929 gene encoding uncharacterized protein LOC130629929, with product MAEEKHFIYFISDPPHLIKTSRNCLLNSLSGRATRSMWNDGHYLTWNHISKLFHDDLDCGLHLVPKITNEHISLTPFSVMNVRLAAQVLSESVFQALQTYGPPDAIGTATYCRMLDKFFDCMNVRNSVECVRKQRPFLKPYENLDDERFWLIDTFLKYFTDWKISIADRNDAQYTDNARANMFISWQTYEGLQLTVYSSIELIKYLLSQNVPYVFTERFCQDPLENYFGQQRSIGHRKDNPSLRDFGYNDNTIRTSKLFRPIAGNSRNDDPILATIDVETVPCCKRNKKN from the coding sequence ATGGCAGAAgagaaacattttatttattttatatctgACCCGCCGCACTTGATTAAGACATCCCGGAACTGTTTACTTAATTCGTTATCTGGCCGTGCTACTCGCAGTATGTGGAATGACGGTCATTATTTGACATGGAATCATATCTCAAAGCTTTTTCATGATGATTTAGATTGTGGGTTACACTTGGTACCAAAAATTacaaatgaacacatttctttGACACCCTTTTCAGTCATGAATGTGCGACTTGCAGCTCAAGTGTTGAGCGAATCTGTATTTCAAGCTTTACAGACATATGGTCCACCGGATGCAATTGGTACGGCCACATATTGCAGGATGTTGGACAAATTTTTTGACTGTATGAATGTCAGAAATTCTGTGGAATGTGTCAGAAAACAAAGACCATTTCTAAAACCATATGAAAACCTTGATGATGAACGTTTCTGGTTGATTGATACCTTCTTAAAATACTTCACGGACTGGAAAATTTCTATCGCTGACCGAAATGATGCTCAGTATACCGATAATGCTAGAGCGAATATGTTTATTTCTTGGCAAACCTATGAGGGACTTCAATTGACCGTTTACTCCAGTATTGAGCTCATAAAATACTTGCTATCTCAAAATGTACCTTATGTATTTACCGAAAGATTTTGTCAAGATccacttgaaaattattttggccAGCAACGGTCAATTGGACACCGTAAAGATAATCCTTCACTTAGGGATTTTGGTTACAACGACAATACAATTCGTACATCAAAATTATTTCGACCGATAGCTGGTAACTCCCGCAATGATGACCCTATACTCGCTACAATAGATGTTGAGACTGTTCCATGctgtaaaagaaacaaaaagaactAA